The following are encoded together in the Vidua macroura isolate BioBank_ID:100142 chromosome 6, ASM2450914v1, whole genome shotgun sequence genome:
- the CSRP3 gene encoding cysteine and glycine-rich protein 3 isoform X1 — MRESQAFRLSCPQSSRVAPSLLLPHRLTLQIRMPNWGGGAKCGACEKTVYHAEEIQCNGRSFHKSCFLCMACRKALDSTTVAAHESEIYCKTCYGRKYGPKGVGFGQGAGCLSTDTGDHLGLNLQQGSPKPARPSTPTNASKFAKKMVDVDKCPRCGKSVYAAEKIMGGGKPWHKTCFRCAICGKSLESTNVTDKDGELYCKVCYAKNFGPKGIGFGGLTQVEKKECE, encoded by the exons ATGAGAGAATCACAGGCATTTAGACTGTCCTGTCCCCAAAGCAGCAGGGTAGCACCCTCACTTCTGCTACCACACAG GTTAACCCTTCAGATAAGGATGCCGAACTGGGGAGGAGGAGCCAAGTGTGGGGCCTGTGAAAAGACAGTGTACCATGCTGAGGAAATCCAGTGCAATGGAAGGAGTTTCCACAAGTCGTGCTTCCTCTGCA TGGCTTGCAGGAAGGCTCTGGACAGCACCACAGTCGCAGCTCATGAATCTGAAATCTACTGCAAAACCTGTTATGGGAGAAAATACGGCCCCAAAGGGGTTGGCTTTGGACAAGGGGCTGGATGCCTCAGCACTGACACTGGAGACCACCTGGGCTTGAACCTGCAGCA GGGGTCACCAAAGCCTGCTCGCCCTTCAACACCAACTAATGCTTCAAAGTTTGCCAAAAAGATGGTAGATGTGGATAAATGTCCCCGTTGTGGCAAATCAGTGTACGCTGCGGAAAAGATcatgggaggaggaaaa CCTTGGCACAAGACCTGCTTCCGCTGCGCCATTTGTGGGAAGAGTTTAGAATCCACGAACGTTACGGACAAGGATGGAGAGCTCTACTGTAAAG TTTGCTATGCAAAAAACTTTGGTCCCAAAGGAATTGGGTTTGGTGGCCTCACtcaagtggaaaagaaagagtgTGAATGA
- the CSRP3 gene encoding cysteine and glycine-rich protein 3 isoform X2 — MPNWGGGAKCGACEKTVYHAEEIQCNGRSFHKSCFLCMACRKALDSTTVAAHESEIYCKTCYGRKYGPKGVGFGQGAGCLSTDTGDHLGLNLQQGSPKPARPSTPTNASKFAKKMVDVDKCPRCGKSVYAAEKIMGGGKPWHKTCFRCAICGKSLESTNVTDKDGELYCKVCYAKNFGPKGIGFGGLTQVEKKECE, encoded by the exons ATGCCGAACTGGGGAGGAGGAGCCAAGTGTGGGGCCTGTGAAAAGACAGTGTACCATGCTGAGGAAATCCAGTGCAATGGAAGGAGTTTCCACAAGTCGTGCTTCCTCTGCA TGGCTTGCAGGAAGGCTCTGGACAGCACCACAGTCGCAGCTCATGAATCTGAAATCTACTGCAAAACCTGTTATGGGAGAAAATACGGCCCCAAAGGGGTTGGCTTTGGACAAGGGGCTGGATGCCTCAGCACTGACACTGGAGACCACCTGGGCTTGAACCTGCAGCA GGGGTCACCAAAGCCTGCTCGCCCTTCAACACCAACTAATGCTTCAAAGTTTGCCAAAAAGATGGTAGATGTGGATAAATGTCCCCGTTGTGGCAAATCAGTGTACGCTGCGGAAAAGATcatgggaggaggaaaa CCTTGGCACAAGACCTGCTTCCGCTGCGCCATTTGTGGGAAGAGTTTAGAATCCACGAACGTTACGGACAAGGATGGAGAGCTCTACTGTAAAG TTTGCTATGCAAAAAACTTTGGTCCCAAAGGAATTGGGTTTGGTGGCCTCACtcaagtggaaaagaaagagtgTGAATGA
- the ZDHHC13 gene encoding palmitoyltransferase ZDHHC13 has protein sequence MAGSGPACKSHCHGPHRPHMHRSHSIHEDKGLPGPYPIVEDPSTCDIVKATQYGMLDRCKELVEAGYDVRQPDKENVTLLHWAAINNRQELVKYYISKGAVVDQLGGDLNSTPLHWAIRQGHLPMVMLLLKCGADPNLIDGEGFSSIHLAVLFQHMPIIAYLIAKGQNIDTADFNGQTPLMLTAQKATGPEPMRFLLKFNPSLNAVDNIQKNTALHWAIASGNTSAVDLLLEAGASLDIKNVKGKTPLDIAYQSQNHFMVYMIQEEEKMRNRRNNRLLKIVEKYELFLMLASFLTFMWAIGYVMDLSSDSWLLKGGLLLSLLFVMSLFVRQLVGLKNLRYLPTAFLLSSVFWMSMTWFFWFLPDITNVILKITVVFSMMGLLYYFSKTWSTDPGYIKTSEEERKENIIALAEADCLDFRTFCTSCLVRKPLRSVHCFACQACVARYDQHSLWTGQCIGIGNHYYYLLFLVFLTMTGVWLLYGTLQYWSNHCAANFHQDGAWTYFTQTVSCSPWVSYISSVACFHTLWASVWLTVQLYQTAFLGLTSHERMNLLVQRKSSKHPVSLRRTPYNLGCFQNLADFFQCGCFGMFKPNIIDWTKQYKLFHLAREKNVHSV, from the exons ATGGCGGGCAGCGGCCCGGCG TGTAAAAGCCATTGCCATGGACCTCATCGACCTCATATGCACAGGAGCCACAGCATCCATGAAGATAAAGGTCTCCCAGGCCCATATCCCATTGTTGAAGACCCTAGCACCTGTGATATTGTCAAGGCTACGCA GTATGGAATGCTAGATCGATGCAAAGAACTGGTAGAAGCAGGGTATGATGTTCGACAACCAGACAAAGAAAATGTGACTCTTCTTCACTGGGCAGCAATAAACAACAGACAGGAGCTGGTAAA ATATTACATTTCCAAAGGTGCGGTAGTGGATCAGCTCGGTGGAGATTTGAATTCTACGCCCCTGCACTGGGCCATCAG ACAAGGACACCTTCCGATGGTGATGTTATTGTTGAAATGTGGAGCGGATCCCAATCTTATTGATGGGGAAGGATTCAGTAGCATTCATTTAGCAGTGCTGTTCCAACACATGCCCATCATAGCCTACCTCATAGCAAAAGGCCAG AACATAGACACAGCAGACTTCAATGGACAAACACCTTTAATGTTAACAGCACAAAAAGCCACTGG ACCAGAACCCATGAGGTTTCTCTTAAAGTTTAACCCCTCTCTCAATGCTGTAGACAATATTCAAAAGAATACTGCACTGCATTGGGCAATAGCTTCAGGAAATACTAGTGCAGTGGATCTGTTGCTGGAAGCTGGTGCCAGCCTGGACATAAAAAATGTCAAG GGAAAGACACCGCTTGACATTGCTTATCAAAGTCAGAATCACTTCATGGTTTACATGAtacaagaggaagaaaaaatgagaaacaggagaaataaCAGGTTACTGAAAATAGTAGAGAAATATGAG CTCTTCCTGATGTTAGCATCTTTCTTGACATTCATGTGGGCGATTGGATACGTCATGGACTTAAGTTCTGATTCTTGGCTTTTAAAAGGAGGTTTGCTTCTCAGCCTGCTATTTGTGATGTCTCTGTTTGTGAG GCAACTCGTGGGGCTCAAGAATCTAAGGTATCTTCCCACAGCATTTCTGCTAAGTTCAGTTTTTTGGATGTCCATGACCTGGTTTTTCTGGTTCCTGCCTG ATATCACAAATGTAATTCTTAAAATCACTGTTGTGTTCAGCATGATGGGTCTTCTCTATTATTTCTCTAAAACCTGGAGTACTGATCCTGGATATATAAAGActtcagaagaagaaagaaaagag AACATTATAGCTCTTGCAGAAGCTGATTGCTTGGACTTCAGAACATTTTGCACATCATGTCTT GTAAGGAAGCCTTTGAGATCTGTGCATTGCTTTGCTTGCCAAGCTTGTGTAGCCAGATATGATCAGCATTCTCTGTGGACTGGACAGTGCATAG GCATTGGGAACCATTATTACTACCTGTTGTTCCTGGTTTTCCTGACAATGACTGGTGTCTGGCTGCTTTATGGAACTCTTCAGT ATTGGTCCAACCACTGTGCAGCAAATTTCCATCAAGATGGAGCATGGACGTACTTCACCCAGACAgtgtcctgctctccctgggttTCCTACATCTCCTCAGTAGCCTGTTTCCACACCCTGTGGGCCTCTGTGTGGCTCACTGTTCAGCTTTATCAG ACTGCATTCCTGGGGTTGACCTCACATGAAAGAATGAATCTCCTTGTACAGAGAAAATCCTCTAAGCATCCTGTTTCACTCAGGAGGACTCCATACAA ccTTGGATGCTTCCAGAATCTTGCAGACTTTTTTCAGTGCGGTTGCTTTGGTATGTTCAAACCCAACATAATTGACTGGACCAAGCAATACAAACTTTTTCATCTGgcaagggagaaaaatgttCATTCTGTGTAA